The following proteins come from a genomic window of Campylobacteraceae bacterium:
- a CDS encoding adenylosuccinate synthase, producing MMKADLIVGIQWGDEGKGKMVDMLAQKYDMVCRSQGGHNAGHTIWVDGVRHALHLIPSGVLNPKAINVIGNGVVLCPEAIIEEMKQFSDLEGRLFISDKAHLNLPYHALIDQAKERLKGDKAIGTTGKGIGPAYAEKISRSGFRVGELLNPNKLAKAIVEYFEQNKAIFDVLEISTPNEAELQVLLLSYKDVLAPFIANTTNIVWKALDENKKILLEGAQGTLLDIDHGTYPYVTSSSCVSAGACTGLGLAPRDIGIVTGIVKAYTTRVGNGPFPSEDFTQDGETMADVGKEVGTTTGRGRRCGWFDAIAVKHAARLNGCDQLSLMKLDVLDGFKTIKICIAYDLDGERIDYMPSDLENVKPIYEEIAGWDKVEGVRQYDDLPKNAKLYIKRIEELTNVRVGLISTSPERDDTIIRG from the coding sequence ATGATGAAAGCAGATTTAATTGTAGGAATACAATGGGGCGATGAAGGTAAAGGTAAGATGGTTGACATGCTTGCTCAAAAATATGACATGGTATGTAGAAGTCAAGGTGGACACAATGCTGGTCATACAATCTGGGTTGATGGAGTAAGACACGCACTTCATTTAATTCCTTCTGGTGTTTTAAATCCAAAAGCTATAAATGTAATTGGAAATGGGGTTGTTTTATGTCCTGAAGCTATTATTGAAGAAATGAAACAATTCTCTGATTTAGAAGGAAGATTATTTATCTCAGATAAAGCGCATTTAAACTTACCTTATCATGCTTTAATTGATCAAGCTAAAGAGAGATTAAAAGGTGACAAAGCTATTGGAACTACTGGAAAAGGAATTGGACCTGCTTATGCTGAAAAAATTTCGCGATCAGGGTTTAGAGTAGGTGAGTTATTAAATCCAAACAAATTAGCTAAAGCAATTGTTGAATACTTTGAACAAAACAAAGCTATTTTTGATGTACTTGAAATTTCAACACCTAATGAAGCAGAGTTACAAGTATTATTACTTTCATATAAAGATGTTTTAGCACCCTTTATTGCAAATACGACTAACATTGTATGGAAAGCACTTGATGAAAATAAAAAGATTTTATTAGAAGGAGCTCAAGGTACGCTATTAGATATTGATCATGGAACATATCCTTATGTTACTTCTTCATCTTGTGTAAGTGCTGGTGCTTGTACTGGTTTAGGTCTTGCTCCTAGAGATATTGGAATTGTTACTGGTATTGTGAAAGCATATACTACAAGAGTAGGAAATGGACCTTTCCCTTCTGAAGATTTCACACAAGATGGTGAAACAATGGCAGATGTTGGAAAAGAAGTAGGAACTACAACGGGACGTGGTAGAAGATGTGGATGGTTTGATGCAATTGCTGTGAAACATGCTGCAAGACTTAATGGTTGTGACCAATTATCATTAATGAAACTTGATGTTTTAGATGGTTTTAAAACAATCAAAATTTGTATTGCTTATGACCTTGATGGAGAAAGAATTGATTACATGCCAAGTGACCTAGAAAACGTTAAACCTATCTATGAAGAAATCGCTGGATGGGATAAAGTTGAAGGGGTAAGACAGTATGATGACTTACCGAAAAATGCTAAATTATATATCAAAAGAATTGAAGAATTAACAAATGTAAGAGT
- a CDS encoding diaminopimelate epimerase, with protein MTYTKYSASGNDFVIFHTFIKKDYSELAKSLCSRTQGIGADGLIVLLPHESLDFQWLFYNSDGSEASMCGNGTRACAHYALSNNLANEKMSFLTSAGTIFCEVKKDVVETQLTKAVIIKEEFQEDGKTWYLIDTGVPHLVCIVNDLNEYDHDLCAKMRYKYNANVNFACINSKKINVRTYERGVEGETLACGTGMAACFLRAYKLGLVDKKTFVYPKSNEELTLRLENNEVYFKGSVQQVFTTTI; from the coding sequence ATGACCTATACAAAATATTCAGCAAGTGGCAATGATTTTGTCATATTTCACACTTTTATCAAAAAAGATTACAGTGAACTTGCTAAATCTTTATGTTCAAGAACGCAAGGCATTGGGGCAGATGGACTGATTGTTCTTCTGCCTCATGAAAGCTTAGATTTTCAATGGTTGTTTTACAATTCTGATGGCTCAGAAGCGTCAATGTGTGGGAATGGAACAAGAGCTTGTGCCCACTATGCTTTATCAAATAATTTAGCAAATGAGAAAATGAGTTTTTTAACATCTGCTGGAACCATATTTTGTGAAGTAAAAAAAGATGTAGTTGAAACACAATTAACCAAAGCTGTAATAATAAAAGAAGAATTCCAAGAAGATGGAAAAACCTGGTATTTAATAGATACAGGAGTACCACATTTAGTATGTATAGTAAATGATTTAAATGAATACGATCATGATTTATGTGCAAAAATGAGATACAAATACAATGCAAATGTTAATTTTGCGTGTATAAATTCAAAAAAAATAAATGTAAGAACCTATGAAAGGGGTGTTGAAGGGGAAACCCTAGCTTGTGGAACAGGAATGGCAGCATGTTTTTTAAGAGCCTATAAATTAGGATTAGTGGATAAAAAAACCTTTGTTTACCCAAAAAGTAATGAAGAATTAACGCTAAGATTAGAAAACAATGAGGTGTATTTTAAAGGTAGTGTCCAACAAGTTTTTACAACAACAATATAA
- a CDS encoding phosphoribosylformylglycinamidine cyclo-ligase has translation MAKVSYKDAGVDIDAGNQFVENIKPYVKATKIPGVLGGIGSFAGAFELPSGYKKPVLLSGTDGVGTKLKLAIDAKIFDTVGIDLVAMCTNDLLCNFGEPLFFLDYYATAKLNVDEASAVIKGIAEGCIRSECALVGGETAEMPGMYKEGDFDLAGFCVGIAEKDELNRIERINAGDVLLALPSSGIHSNGFSLVRKVLFETLGLTLDDDFEGKPLKEVLLEPTRIYVKEFKENKENISALAHITGGGITENLPRVLPEHLKAVVKRDSIKVLPIFDFIGEHVELDEMYRTFNMGVGMVVVADPSKVDAILASTDAYVIGSIEEGKKGVEFI, from the coding sequence GTGGCAAAAGTTAGTTATAAAGATGCAGGTGTAGATATAGATGCAGGAAATCAATTTGTTGAAAATATTAAACCTTATGTAAAAGCAACAAAAATTCCAGGTGTATTAGGTGGAATTGGGTCATTTGCTGGTGCATTTGAATTACCTAGTGGTTACAAAAAACCAGTTTTATTATCTGGAACAGATGGTGTTGGTACTAAATTAAAATTAGCAATAGATGCTAAAATATTTGATACTGTTGGAATAGATTTAGTTGCAATGTGTACGAATGATTTATTATGTAACTTTGGAGAGCCTTTATTTTTCTTAGATTATTATGCAACTGCTAAACTAAATGTAGATGAAGCTTCTGCTGTAATCAAAGGTATTGCTGAAGGTTGTATCAGAAGTGAATGTGCACTAGTTGGTGGTGAAACAGCTGAAATGCCAGGAATGTACAAAGAAGGCGATTTTGATTTGGCTGGTTTTTGTGTTGGAATTGCAGAAAAAGACGAATTAAACAGAATTGAGCGAATTAATGCAGGAGATGTTTTATTAGCACTTCCTTCTTCAGGAATTCATTCAAATGGTTTTTCATTGGTACGAAAAGTATTATTTGAAACACTAGGGCTGACTCTTGATGATGATTTTGAAGGAAAACCTTTAAAAGAAGTATTATTAGAACCAACCAGAATTTATGTAAAAGAATTTAAAGAAAACAAAGAAAATATTTCTGCTTTAGCTCATATCACAGGTGGAGGTATTACTGAAAACTTACCACGTGTTTTACCTGAACATTTAAAAGCGGTGGTAAAAAGAGATTCTATAAAAGTTTTACCAATTTTTGATTTTATTGGTGAGCATGTAGAACTTGACGAAATGTATAGAACCTTTAATATGGGTGTAGGAATGGTAGTTGTTGCAGATCCTTCTAAAGTAGATGCAATCTTAGCAAGTACTGATGCTTATGTTATTGGAAGTATTGAAGAAGGAAAAAAAGGCGTAGAGTTTATCTAG
- a CDS encoding NAD(P)H-dependent oxidoreductase: MYTILVSTQNENMKLAKVLQDLLQKEGKENQLIDLVDLNLPLHNSALQEKDGIPKAVQNLYETMDKSHSFILVTAEYNFGVPAVLKNAIDWITVVNKDFRKVFSDKNVLLSTHSGGGGQDVLDTMRAQFTKLGSMVYTDEIHTTYQKAFELESSKKVLLSFSNI, encoded by the coding sequence ATGTATACCATTTTAGTATCGACTCAAAATGAAAACATGAAGTTAGCAAAAGTATTGCAAGATTTATTGCAAAAAGAAGGAAAAGAAAACCAACTTATAGATTTGGTGGATTTAAATCTTCCTTTACATAATAGTGCTTTACAAGAAAAAGATGGAATTCCAAAAGCCGTGCAAAACTTGTATGAAACAATGGATAAGTCCCATTCTTTTATTTTAGTAACAGCAGAATATAACTTTGGAGTGCCAGCTGTATTAAAAAATGCAATTGATTGGATTACGGTTGTTAATAAAGACTTCAGGAAAGTATTTTCTGATAAAAATGTTCTTTTATCTACCCATAGTGGAGGTGGAGGTCAAGATGTTCTAGACACTATGAGAGCACAATTTACAAAGTTAGGTTCTATGGTTTATACAGATGAAATCCATACTACCTACCAAAAAGCCTTCGAATTAGAGTCAAGTAAAAAAGTCTTACTCTCTTTTTCAAATATTTAG
- a CDS encoding MarR family transcriptional regulator yields the protein MSNESLISYGKRSDKAMKTWVQISKTFNKFFTTELKYFSEYSLTFNQFKVLEVLYHRGDLNITSITKLTTSTPGNITVVVRNLKRDGLIHSLCDPKDKRASILSISEEGRKIIASLFPQHAKNITSYMDVLDDEELETLRILLKKVYKK from the coding sequence ATGAGTAATGAAAGTTTAATAAGTTATGGGAAACGAAGTGATAAAGCTATGAAAACATGGGTTCAAATTAGCAAAACCTTTAATAAGTTTTTTACAACTGAACTAAAATACTTTAGTGAATACAGCCTAACTTTTAATCAGTTTAAAGTACTTGAAGTACTTTATCACAGAGGAGATTTAAACATTACTTCTATTACAAAGCTTACAACAAGCACTCCTGGTAATATAACAGTAGTTGTTAGAAATCTAAAACGAGATGGTTTAATCCACTCACTTTGTGATCCAAAAGATAAACGCGCAAGTATTTTATCTATTAGTGAAGAAGGAAGAAAAATCATAGCTTCTTTATTCCCACAGCACGCGAAAAATATCACTTCGTACATGGATGTACTTGATGATGAAGAATTAGAAACATTACGAATATTGTTGAAAAAAGTTTACAAAAAATAA
- a CDS encoding pirin family protein, whose product MLKKLPKENMGTSNLGWLQSRFHFSFAEYRNYDNIKFGVLRVLNDDLIQAKSGFDTHPHQNMEIISYVVKGEISHKDSMGNEEVVKRGQVQYLSAGDGIYHSEYNKHESDTLRLLQIWIVPPKDSLPRLYGQENYKKEQRKNTLLNIVSSKEGDAKIKIHQDVNMYVSELDSNKVLEYKIKDKRQIYFVQIEGSSNINGIKLNNGDAMEITEENSLKIEALEQSHFLFIEMPKS is encoded by the coding sequence ATGTTAAAAAAATTACCGAAAGAAAATATGGGTACTTCTAACCTTGGATGGTTACAAAGTAGATTTCATTTTTCATTTGCAGAATATAGAAATTATGACAATATCAAATTTGGAGTACTTAGAGTATTAAATGATGATTTAATACAAGCAAAAAGCGGTTTTGATACCCATCCTCATCAAAATATGGAGATTATCTCTTATGTAGTAAAAGGAGAAATTTCTCATAAAGATTCTATGGGAAATGAAGAAGTAGTAAAAAGAGGACAAGTTCAATATCTCTCAGCAGGAGATGGAATATATCACAGTGAATATAATAAACATGAAAGTGATACCTTAAGACTCTTGCAAATATGGATAGTCCCTCCTAAAGATTCGCTACCAAGATTATATGGACAAGAAAATTATAAAAAAGAACAAAGAAAAAATACCTTGTTAAATATTGTTTCTTCCAAAGAAGGAGATGCAAAAATAAAAATACATCAAGATGTAAATATGTATGTAAGTGAGCTGGATTCAAACAAAGTATTAGAATATAAAATCAAAGACAAACGACAAATTTATTTTGTACAAATTGAGGGTTCTTCTAATATCAATGGTATTAAGCTAAATAACGGGGATGCTATGGAAATTACAGAAGAAAATTCTTTAAAAATAGAAGCTTTAGAACAATCTCATTTTTTGTTTATAGAAATGCCTAAAAGTTAA
- a CDS encoding polyisoprenoid-binding protein, with translation MNLKIKLGLTSILLASSLFAGTYNVDPVHSNVSFKVKHMMISNVTGEFDTFSGSFEYDDSTKKVTSLSGKVDVSSINTDNVKRDGHLKSADFFDAAQFPNITYTISKIIDDEAHGEITIHGITKKVVFDFEKSGMIKDPWGNTRIGLELNGSISRKAFGLKWNNLLEAGGAIVADKIKLTIELEGILTK, from the coding sequence ATGAATTTAAAAATCAAATTAGGTCTTACGTCAATCTTATTAGCAAGCTCATTATTTGCAGGAACATACAATGTTGATCCCGTGCATTCAAATGTATCATTTAAAGTTAAACATATGATGATTTCAAATGTAACAGGTGAATTTGATACTTTTTCTGGAAGTTTCGAATATGATGATAGTACAAAAAAAGTTACTTCATTAAGCGGTAAGGTTGACGTAAGTTCAATAAATACAGACAATGTAAAAAGAGATGGACATTTAAAATCAGCTGATTTTTTTGATGCAGCACAGTTTCCTAATATTACGTATACAATATCTAAAATTATAGACGATGAAGCGCATGGGGAAATCACAATTCATGGCATCACTAAAAAAGTAGTTTTTGATTTTGAAAAAAGTGGAATGATTAAAGATCCATGGGGAAATACAAGAATTGGTCTTGAATTAAACGGTTCTATTTCTAGAAAAGCTTTTGGATTAAAATGGAACAATCTATTAGAAGCAGGCGGTGCCATTGTTGCTGATAAAATCAAGTTAACTATTGAACTTGAAGGTATATTGACAAAATAA
- a CDS encoding NAD(P)H-dependent oxidoreductase — protein MYIIFVASLNENMKLAKKVEEQLKKEGKTSEIVNLVELNLPMYDSLKEEKDGIPKGILELISTMQEAKAYIFVSPEYNFSLPPVLVNFIAWVSRADEDFRKVFTLKAIQLAVHAGGGGTDVSAAMRNQFTRLGALVMPREIIATYQKPIEDGSLKRILEQFIHLSENYTKI, from the coding sequence ATGTATATTATATTTGTAGCAAGTTTAAATGAGAATATGAAATTAGCAAAAAAAGTTGAAGAACAACTAAAAAAAGAAGGTAAAACAAGTGAAATTGTGAATTTAGTTGAATTAAACCTTCCTATGTATGATTCTTTAAAAGAAGAAAAAGATGGAATTCCTAAAGGTATTCTTGAGTTAATTTCAACAATGCAAGAAGCTAAAGCATATATATTTGTTAGTCCTGAGTACAACTTCTCACTTCCTCCTGTACTTGTCAATTTTATTGCTTGGGTTTCAAGAGCAGATGAAGATTTCAGAAAAGTATTTACCTTAAAAGCTATTCAATTAGCTGTTCATGCAGGTGGTGGAGGTACTGATGTAAGTGCTGCTATGAGAAATCAGTTTACCCGTTTAGGTGCTTTAGTCATGCCAAGAGAAATTATTGCTACGTATCAAAAACCAATAGAAGATGGAAGTTTGAAAAGAATTTTGGAGCAATTTATTCACCTAAGCGAAAACTATACAAAGATATAA
- a CDS encoding dioxygenase, with protein MLPSLFISHGSPALGIMDNKFSSFFKDLSKKFEKPKYIIIVSAHWESQELLILSKEFPKIIYDFYGFPKELHEKKYKAKNDINQIKSIKKLLKTKNIDIKEEPNKEGYDHGVWVPLSLMYPKADIPIIQISLPNNYSSKELFILGEALQELREECLIIGSGSITHNLYDTSSDINANVKEYAEIFDEYISKTIKEKNIHELLDFKEKAPKLRENHPSQEHFMPLFFPLGAAISKDCEILNKSFMHGNLSMQTLLFTN; from the coding sequence ATGTTACCAAGTTTATTTATTTCACATGGAAGCCCTGCTCTTGGTATTATGGACAATAAATTTAGTAGTTTTTTCAAAGATTTAAGTAAAAAGTTTGAAAAACCTAAATATATAATCATCGTATCAGCGCATTGGGAAAGTCAAGAGCTACTAATTTTAAGCAAGGAATTTCCTAAAATCATTTATGATTTTTATGGTTTCCCAAAAGAACTTCATGAAAAAAAGTATAAAGCAAAAAATGATATCAATCAAATAAAAAGTATAAAAAAGTTATTAAAAACTAAGAATATTGATATAAAAGAAGAGCCAAATAAAGAAGGTTATGATCATGGGGTATGGGTACCTTTATCTTTGATGTATCCAAAAGCAGATATACCTATTATTCAAATTTCTTTACCCAACAACTATTCAAGTAAAGAACTTTTTATTTTAGGTGAGGCTTTGCAAGAATTACGTGAGGAATGTTTAATTATAGGTAGTGGCAGTATTACTCATAATCTTTATGATACCTCAAGCGATATAAATGCCAACGTTAAAGAGTATGCAGAAATATTTGATGAATATATTTCAAAAACAATAAAAGAAAAAAATATACATGAACTCTTAGATTTTAAAGAAAAAGCACCTAAACTTAGAGAGAATCATCCGAGTCAGGAGCATTTCATGCCATTATTTTTTCCCTTAGGTGCAGCAATTTCAAAAGATTGCGAAATTTTAAATAAAAGTTTTATGCATGGAAATTTATCCATGCAAACACTCTTATTTACCAATTAA
- a CDS encoding alanine--glyoxylate aminotransferase family protein translates to MLLTPGPTPVPEFVRTAMSDITIHHRTPEFEKIFEETRSLLLEILDMPEAVMLASSGTGAMEACVTNLTHKKALSINSGKFGERFGKICQAFDIPFREIKNEWNTPVSVEVVMDIIKNDSDIDAIFIQVCESAGGLRHPVEELAFAVKAFNPSITIVADGITAVGVEKVDTTNIDALITGSQKALMLPPGLSMIGFSEAAVTKINKKPAGYYLNLASEIKKQKTNTTAYTAATTLIIGLREILSFIKNNGGFDALYEKTALRAKATRNALESIGCEIYPSTPANAMTTIKTDKSNEIRKILKNKYNVNIAGGQDHLKGNIYRINHMGLVEDFEASWVVNALELAMDELNIRTFDGTASKVFLSNMFKG, encoded by the coding sequence ATGTTATTAACGCCAGGACCAACTCCTGTACCAGAATTTGTGAGAACAGCAATGAGTGATATTACCATTCATCACAGAACCCCTGAATTTGAAAAAATATTTGAAGAAACACGTTCTTTATTATTAGAAATTCTTGATATGCCTGAAGCTGTGATGTTAGCATCAAGTGGAACAGGTGCTATGGAAGCTTGTGTAACAAATTTAACGCATAAAAAAGCCTTAAGCATTAACTCTGGGAAATTTGGTGAGAGATTTGGAAAAATCTGTCAAGCTTTTGATATTCCTTTTAGAGAAATTAAAAATGAATGGAATACTCCTGTTAGCGTAGAAGTGGTAATGGATATTATTAAAAATGATTCAGATATTGATGCTATTTTTATTCAAGTATGTGAAAGTGCTGGAGGTTTAAGACATCCAGTTGAAGAGCTAGCATTTGCAGTAAAAGCTTTTAATCCTAGTATTACAATTGTTGCAGATGGAATTACCGCAGTTGGTGTTGAAAAAGTAGATACTACAAATATTGATGCTTTAATTACGGGAAGCCAAAAAGCGTTAATGCTTCCTCCTGGTCTTTCAATGATTGGATTCTCAGAAGCAGCTGTTACTAAGATTAATAAAAAACCAGCAGGTTATTATTTAAATCTAGCAAGTGAAATTAAGAAACAAAAAACAAATACTACGGCATATACTGCTGCTACTACTTTGATTATTGGCTTAAGAGAAATTTTAAGTTTTATTAAAAACAATGGTGGTTTTGATGCATTGTATGAAAAAACAGCACTAAGAGCTAAAGCTACACGTAATGCTTTAGAATCAATAGGCTGTGAAATATATCCAAGCACACCAGCAAATGCTATGACTACCATTAAAACAGATAAATCTAATGAAATTAGAAAAATCTTAAAGAATAAATACAATGTAAATATTGCAGGGGGACAAGACCACCTAAAAGGTAATATTTACAGAATTAATCACATGGGATTAGTAGAAGATTTTGAAGCTTCTTGGGTTGTAAATGCCTTAGAGTTGGCAATGGATGAATTAAATATAAGAACATTTGATGGAACTGCTTCTAAAGTATTTTTATCAAATATGTTTAAAGGTTAA
- a CDS encoding dephospho-CoA kinase: MNKDTFKRAIALTGGIATGKSTVCNLLKKDDFLIIDADLIAHKLLDLHHLSIASMFGQEYVKDKRVLRKKLGSIIFSNEKNKLKLEAFIHPLIQKEIEKEASILEKMEKVYFIDIPLFYEKMHYPISKCLLVYAPKDTQKKRLMSRDNIDAKEALLKISNQMDIEEKKNKADYIIDNSSGLKELKDEVEQFIKEIL; the protein is encoded by the coding sequence ATGAACAAAGATACATTTAAGAGGGCTATTGCATTAACAGGTGGAATAGCTACAGGCAAATCTACTGTATGTAATTTACTAAAAAAAGATGATTTTTTAATCATTGATGCCGATCTTATTGCGCATAAGCTTTTAGATTTACATCACCTGAGCATAGCCTCTATGTTTGGGCAAGAATATGTAAAAGACAAAAGAGTACTTCGTAAAAAACTGGGAAGTATTATTTTTTCTAATGAAAAAAACAAATTGAAACTAGAAGCTTTTATTCATCCTTTAATTCAAAAAGAAATTGAAAAAGAAGCCAGTATTTTAGAAAAAATGGAAAAAGTATATTTTATTGATATACCCCTGTTTTACGAAAAGATGCACTACCCTATTTCAAAATGTTTACTCGTATATGCCCCTAAAGATACACAAAAAAAGCGTTTAATGAGCAGAGATAATATCGATGCTAAAGAGGCCCTTCTTAAAATATCCAATCAAATGGATATTGAAGAGAAAAAAAACAAAGCAGACTATATAATAGATAATTCTTCTGGTTTGAAAGAGCTAAAAGATGAAGTAGAACAATTTATTAAGGAAATTTTATGA
- a CDS encoding glucosaminidase domain-containing protein: MKKILLVLAFSSLLILNALGFPKEYYSLKDTKQMKTYFFNFLYPLIEEENNLILKDRAFILSLKTNKNLEKNSKDYLKLEKLAKTYSVKDMFDYKKLLKKIDIIPPSMALAQAATESGWGKSRFVKVANNIFGHWTYGKVGIVPLRRNKGSKHLIRIFPDLQTSIKAYMQNLNRTRAYSSFRNKRETQRKRSMELQGLALSQTMINYSAIREKYLKILGSIIRVNKLKNYDQKYYDQVLKNK; encoded by the coding sequence ATGAAAAAAATTTTACTAGTACTTGCTTTTAGCTCACTGCTAATACTTAATGCACTTGGCTTTCCAAAAGAGTATTATTCACTTAAAGATACAAAACAAATGAAAACATATTTTTTTAATTTTTTGTATCCCTTAATTGAAGAAGAAAATAATCTAATTTTAAAAGACAGAGCTTTTATCCTGTCTTTAAAAACAAATAAGAACTTGGAAAAAAATTCAAAAGATTATCTTAAATTAGAAAAACTTGCGAAAACATATTCGGTTAAAGATATGTTTGATTATAAAAAACTCTTAAAGAAAATTGACATCATTCCTCCTTCTATGGCTTTAGCGCAAGCTGCTACTGAAAGTGGCTGGGGAAAAAGTCGTTTTGTTAAAGTGGCAAATAATATTTTTGGACATTGGACTTACGGAAAAGTGGGAATTGTTCCTTTACGCAGAAATAAGGGTTCAAAACACCTTATACGTATTTTCCCTGATCTTCAAACATCTATAAAAGCTTATATGCAAAACCTTAACCGTACGCGTGCGTATTCTTCTTTTAGAAATAAAAGAGAAACACAGCGTAAACGTTCTATGGAGCTACAAGGTCTCGCTTTATCACAAACAATGATAAACTATTCAGCAATTAGAGAAAAGTATCTAAAAATTCTTGGCTCAATTATCAGAGTAAACAAACTAAAAAACTATGATCAAAAATATTATGATCAGGTCTTAAAAAACAAATAA
- a CDS encoding LPP20 family lipoprotein — MKKILIKSLLPILLGSVLFTACSSKEEVEVKKTETSSGDMYVNPELKGSPKWVRMPYVQGTISDVGSAPQNAGNDFSFQREEAMADARDNLAKQISVKVNNMFKSFKSVTGSGENSTFDKSSEKVSKQIASETLNNTIVKDTWISTSGTFYVLMAVDTAQVSSKIEESVRTSFKDDKAMYQKFLASKAQGELAMELEKLNK; from the coding sequence ATGAAAAAAATTCTTATTAAGAGCTTACTCCCCATTTTACTAGGCTCAGTGCTTTTTACGGCTTGTTCTTCAAAAGAAGAAGTTGAAGTAAAAAAAACAGAAACTTCATCTGGTGATATGTATGTAAATCCTGAATTAAAAGGTTCTCCAAAATGGGTTAGAATGCCTTATGTCCAAGGAACTATTTCAGATGTAGGCTCAGCGCCTCAAAATGCAGGTAATGATTTTTCTTTTCAAAGAGAAGAAGCTATGGCTGATGCTAGAGATAACTTAGCAAAACAAATATCAGTAAAAGTTAATAATATGTTCAAATCCTTTAAATCTGTTACGGGTTCAGGTGAGAATTCTACCTTTGATAAATCAAGTGAAAAAGTATCGAAACAAATCGCTTCTGAAACACTTAACAATACTATTGTAAAAGATACATGGATATCTACCTCTGGTACATTTTATGTATTAATGGCAGTAGATACTGCGCAGGTTAGCTCAAAAATAGAAGAATCAGTAAGAACTTCATTTAAAGATGATAAAGCAATGTATCAAAAGTTTTTGGCTTCAAAAGCACAAGGTGAGCTTGCGATGGAACTTGAAAAGTTAAATAAATAA
- a CDS encoding ATP phosphoribosyltransferase regulatory subunit, translating to MILEHEIPEGSRLYFGKTAKLKREIENKLASFLDKAGFEEIVTPNFSYSQHQSIEDNKKLITFSDTKNQNLALRADSTLDVVRIITKRLGRTTSHKKWFYVQPVFSYSSNEDYQIGCEWINHDNITDILNLTSSLLNELKVNPVLQLSNINIPRLVAKELNIDIALFKKGEIAQLMNLNCEWLNTLIKVSTTEDLSAVLSIVPDSIKIELEKLLSTAETVDYNNLVIAPLYHGSLKYYDCVYYRVIQDNLTICKGGRYSSDGISSLGFAFYTDSLIKLLED from the coding sequence ATGATTTTAGAACATGAAATTCCAGAGGGGTCTCGTTTATATTTTGGTAAAACAGCCAAATTAAAAAGAGAAATAGAAAATAAACTTGCGTCTTTTTTAGATAAAGCAGGTTTTGAAGAAATAGTAACACCTAATTTTTCTTATTCTCAACATCAAAGTATTGAGGATAACAAAAAACTTATTACTTTTTCAGATACAAAGAATCAAAACTTAGCATTAAGAGCCGATTCTACACTTGATGTGGTGAGAATTATTACAAAAAGACTGGGACGAACAACGTCTCATAAAAAATGGTTTTACGTACAACCTGTATTTTCTTATTCTTCAAATGAAGATTATCAAATAGGGTGTGAGTGGATTAATCACGATAACATTACTGATATTTTAAATTTAACATCTTCTTTATTGAATGAGTTAAAGGTAAATCCAGTATTACAATTATCAAATATTAATATTCCAAGATTAGTTGCGAAAGAATTAAATATTGATATTGCTTTATTTAAAAAAGGTGAAATCGCACAATTAATGAATCTTAATTGTGAATGGTTAAATACACTTATTAAAGTGAGTACCACGGAAGATTTAAGTGCTGTACTTTCAATCGTACCTGATTCTATTAAGATTGAATTGGAAAAATTATTAAGTACAGCAGAAACAGTTGATTATAATAATCTTGTAATAGCACCTTTATATCATGGTTCATTAAAATACTATGATTGTGTTTATTACAGAGTTATTCAAGACAATTTAACAATATGTAAGGGTGGAAGATACAGTTCTGATGGTATCAGTTCTTTAGGTTTCGCATTTTACACAGACAGTTTAATAAAATTATTAGAGGATTAG